Proteins from a genomic interval of Carassius auratus strain Wakin unplaced genomic scaffold, ASM336829v1 scaf_tig00217248, whole genome shotgun sequence:
- the LOC113100346 gene encoding MOB kinase activator 2-like, producing MGRSILDMGGCQSYSSSDEEDVSALKANYTNVSLFRLKNKSLHLVPSAEVRPYLKDHFLSRRITDLDLLTLSALPHGLDQQEWIATNTVSFFQHTTLFFSALSDCCSITTCPAAKSSGNLLYEWTDDQGKKLKCSAPIYIDYALSYIQEILTDERVFPTKSGSSFPSGFMFLIQKIFLMLFRTLAHLFSIHYQEAIAVEIHPHLNTLFTHFITFSHTFRLLEPSETAPIDELIAVLTC from the exons ATGGGTAGAAGCATCCTGGATATGGGGGGATGTCAGAGTTACAGCAGCTCTGATGAAGAGGATGTCAGCGCTCTGAAGGCAAACTACACCAATGTCAGCCTATTCAGATT AAAGAATAAAAGTCTACATTTAGTCCCATCTGCTGAGGTCAGACCTTACCTGAAAGATCACTTCCTGTCCAGACGCATCACTGATCTCGACCTTTTGACCCTCTCTGCCCTTCCACACGGCCTCGACCAGCAGGAGTGGATAGCAACTAACA CGGTGTCATTTTTCCAGCACACTACCCTCTTCTTCAGCGCTCTGTCTGATTGTTGCTCAATTACAACATGTCCGGCAGCCAAAAGCTCAGGAAACCT TTTGTATGAATGGACGGACGATCAGGGGAAGAAACTGAAGTGTTCAGCTCCGATCTACATCGACTACGCCTTGTCCTACATCCAGGAGATACTCACAGATGAGCGTGTGTTTCCTACCAAGAGCG ggtcATCGTTCCCTTCTGGATTCATGTTCCTGATTCAGAAGATCTTTTTGATGCTCTTCCGTACGTTGGCTCACCTGTTCAGCATCCACTACCAAGAAGCCATCGCTGTGGAGATACACCCGCACCTCAACACACTCTTCACACACTTCATCACCTTCAGCCACACATTCAGACTGCTGGAGCCCTCAGAGACGGCGCCGATCGACGAGCTCATCGCAGTGCTcacatgctga